CAGCGAGATCGGGCGGATGCCGGCCTTCTGCAGGCGGCGCTGCAGCCAGATCGGCGACTTCGCGCCCGGGTCGACGCCGGTCACGGTGCGCGCCACGAAGCGGTCGCAGCCCACCGGGTCGGCGACCTTCACCAGGTAGCCGTACGCGTTGGCCGGCGGCACGTCCAGCAGCGCCGGGTCGGCCAGCGGCAGGCCGTACGCGGCGGCGGCCTCGCGGGCCACGCCGCGCATCGACAGGCAGTAGCCGCGGTCGGGGGTGACCGCGATGTCGAGGACCTCGTCGACCAGCTGGAGCAGCTCGATCGCGTCGGTGCCGGGCTCGTACTCGGGCGGCAGCACGATGATGCCGTGGTGGTCGTCGCCCATGCCCAGCTCGCGGGCGGAGCAGATCATGCCGGCCGAGGTGTGGCCGTAGGTCTGCCGGGCGGAGATCGGGAACGGGCCGGGCAGCACGCCGCCGGGCAGGATCACCACGACCTTGTCGCCGACCCGGAAGTTGGTGGCGCCGCAGACGATCTCCTGGGGCTCGCCGGTGCCGTTGGCGCGGCCGACGTTGACGAAGCAGTGCCGGATCGGCTTCTTGAAGCCGCTCAGCTCCTCGATCGAGAGCACCTCGCCGACCACCAGCGGGCCCTTGATCTCGGTGCCGAGCTGCTCGACGGTCTCCACCTCGAGACCCGCGCGGACCAGCCGGGCCGCGACGTCGCGGCCGGTCTCGCCCGCCGGCAGGTCGACGTACTCGCGCAGCCAGGAAAGCGGGACGCGCATCAGATCTCCATCCCGAACGGGAGGGTGAAGCGGACGTCACCCTCGACCATGTCGCGCATGTCGGCGACGTTGTGACGGTTCATCAGGATTCGCTCCAGGCCCAGGCCGAACGCGAACCCGCTGTAGCGGCTCGGGTCGATGCCCGCGGCGACCAGCACCCGCGGGTTGACCACGCCGCAGCCGCCCAGCTCGATCCAGCCCTCCGAGGAGCAGGTCCGGCACGGGCGGTCGGGGTTGCCCACCGAGGCGCCGCGGCAGACGAAGCACTGGAGGTCGATCTCGGCGCTGGGCTCGGTGAACGGGAAGTACGAGGGCCGCCAGCGCAGCTCCAGGCCACCGCCGATCAGCTTCTCCACCAGCACCTCGATGGTGCCCTTGAGGTGGCCGAAGGTGAGGCCCTCGTCCACCGCGATCGCCTCGACCTGGCGGAACACCGGGGTATGGGTGGCGTCCAGCTCGTCGGTGCGGTAGACCCGGCCGGGGCTGACCGCGTACAGCGGCGGCTCGCCGGCCAGCATCGCCCGGATCTGCACCGGCGAGGTCTGGGTGCGCAGCACCATGCCGGAGTCGGCGGTGCCGTCGGGGGCCTCGACGAAGAAGGTGTCCTGCATCGAGCGGGCCGGGTGGTCGGCGTGCAGGTTCAGGGCGTCGAAGTTCAGCCACTCCGCCTCGACCTCGGGCCGGACGCCACCTGGTAGCCCATCGCGACGAAGGTGTCCTCGATGCGCTCGGCGAGCGTGGTCAGCGGGTGCCGGGCACCGCGCGGGACCCGGCCGTACGGCAGGGTGACGTCCACCGCCTCCTCGACCAGCACCCGGGCGTCGCGCTCCGCCTCCAGCTCGACCTGGCGCTCGGCCAGGGCCCGGTTGACGGCGCCGCGGGCCTGGCCGATCAGCTTGCCCGCGGCGGCCTTGGCCTGCGGGGGCAGCGCACCGATCTCGCGGTTGGCGAGCGACAGCGGGGAGCGGTCGCCGGTGTGCGCGACCTTCGCCTGCTTGAGCTCGTCGAGGTCGGCGGCGGCGGCGAAGGCGGCGAGCGCCTCGTCCCGGGCCTGTTCCACCACCTCGGGCTTGAGGGCCTCGACCTCGACCGGGTCGTACGACTTATTGGGTGCCGACATCTCTATCTTTCCCGTGCTCCTGCTCGTGATCAGGTCTGCTGCGTCGCCGGGCGTCCAGGAACGCCAGGGGTCGAGTGTAGTCGCAGGCCGCGACCCCCCACGGCGGCGGACCGCGCCGCGGTCCGGGTCAGAGCATGAAGTCGGGGACGCCCGCGGGCAGCACGAACCGGAACCTGGCGCCGCCGCCGTCGGCCCGGCTGATCCGGATCACCCCGCCGTGCGCCTCCACGATGCCCTTGACGATGTACAGGCCCAGGCCGGTGCCGCCGCGCCTGGAGCCCCGCCAGAACCGGGTGAACACCCGCGGCATCGCCTCCTCCGGGATGCCGGCGCCCTGGTCGCTGACGATGACGGCGGTGCCCTCGATCGTCCGGGGCGGCGTCCCGGCCTCCTCCACCATTTCCCTGGCCGGGCCGACCTCGATGGTCACGGTGCCCTCGCCGTGCCGGACCGCGTTCTCCAGCAGGTTGGCCAGCACCTGGTCGAGCTTGTCCGGGTCGCCCCACTGCTCGGCCGGCGGCCCGGCCACCCGGATGTCGAAGCGCTCGGCGGGGATGCCCGCCGCGACCTTCCCGGCCACGTGCCGGCGGACCGCCGCCGCCAGGTCGATCCGCTGCTTGCGGATCTCCAGCCGGCCGGCGTCGATCCGGGAGATGTCCAGCAGTTCGGCGATCAGCCGCACCACCCGGTCGGCGTCCGCGTCGACGGTCTCCAGCATGACCCGCTTCTGGCCGTCGTTGAAGCGCTCCCACTTGGCCAGCAGCGTCGCCGTGAAGCCCTTCACGCTGGTCAGCGGCGAGCGCAGCTCGTGCGCGACGGTGGCGATCAGCTCGGCGTGCGAGCGCTCGGTGCGCCGCCGCGCCTCGGTGCCGCGCAGCGTCACCACCACCTGCCGCACCGGCCCGGCCGCCCGCTCGCGCACGTACCTGGCGCACACCAGCACCTCGCGCCCGTCCAGCAGCAGGTTCCGCTCGGGCTGCCCGGTGCGCACCGCGAGCCCGCCGTACGGGTCGGTGAGCGGCCACCAGCGGCGGCCGTCCAGGTCCTCCAGCGGCAGTGCCCGCTCCAGCGGCACGCCGATCGCGCGGTGCGCGGAGCGGCCGGTGATGCGTTCCGCGGCCCGGTTGAAGACCACCACCCGGCCCTGCCCGTCCGCGACCACCAGTCCGTCCGGCAGGTCGTCAGGTTCGACCGCTGCCCAGTTGACGCCGCCCATGGGTGTCCTCCCCCGCCCGCCCCCTCGCCGGCCCAGGGACCGACCCTAGCGCGCCCGGCCCTCGGCGCGACACCCGTCGTGGGAGCGCTGGGCGCGCGCGGAGGCGTACAGGCACACGGCGGCCGCCGTGGCGAGGTTCAGGCTCTCCGCGTGCCCGTGGATGGGCACCCGCACCACCTCGTCCGCCAGCGCGCGGGTCTTCTCCGGCAGGCCCCAGGCCTCGTTGCCGAACACCCAGGCGCACGGGCCCTCCAGGGTGCCCTCGTCCAGCTCCTGGTCGAGGTCGCGCTCCCCGGCCCCGTCCGCGGCCAGCACCCGCACCCCGGCCGCCCGCAGCCGGGCCACCGCCTCCTCGACCGGCACCCCGGTCGCCACCGGCAGGTGGAACAGGCTCCCGACGGACGCCCGGACCGCCTTCGGGTTGTACGGGTCCACCGAGGCGTCGGTGAGCACCACCGCGTCCGCCCCGGCCGCGTCCGCGGTGCGCAGCACGGTGCCCGCGTTCCCGGGGTCGCGCACGTGCGCGAGCACCGCGACCAGCTTCGGGCGGGCGGCCAGCACCTGCTCGAACGGGGTGTCGATGAACCGGCACAACGCCACGATGCCCTGCGGGGTGA
This is a stretch of genomic DNA from Kitasatospora fiedleri. It encodes these proteins:
- a CDS encoding sensor histidine kinase, with amino-acid sequence MGGVNWAAVEPDDLPDGLVVADGQGRVVVFNRAAERITGRSAHRAIGVPLERALPLEDLDGRRWWPLTDPYGGLAVRTGQPERNLLLDGREVLVCARYVRERAAGPVRQVVVTLRGTEARRRTERSHAELIATVAHELRSPLTSVKGFTATLLAKWERFNDGQKRVMLETVDADADRVVRLIAELLDISRIDAGRLEIRKQRIDLAAAVRRHVAGKVAAGIPAERFDIRVAGPPAEQWGDPDKLDQVLANLLENAVRHGEGTVTIEVGPAREMVEEAGTPPRTIEGTAVIVSDQGAGIPEEAMPRVFTRFWRGSRRGGTGLGLYIVKGIVEAHGGVIRISRADGGGARFRFVLPAGVPDFML
- a CDS encoding TrmH family RNA methyltransferase: MSTETPLLTSLRSPRVVAARRLAKRNQRGKERRFLAEGPQAVREAVAFGRLPDGEHAVVEVYVTAEAAERHAEIVAAARDAGRPVLTATEEVVADICDTVTPQGIVALCRFIDTPFEQVLAARPKLVAVLAHVRDPGNAGTVLRTADAAGADAVVLTDASVDPYNPKAVRASVGSLFHLPVATGVPVEEAVARLRAAGVRVLAADGAGERDLDQELDEGTLEGPCAWVFGNEAWGLPEKTRALADEVVRVPIHGHAESLNLATAAAVCLYASARAQRSHDGCRAEGRAR